The Coffea arabica cultivar ET-39 chromosome 3c, Coffea Arabica ET-39 HiFi, whole genome shotgun sequence genome contains a region encoding:
- the LOC113736055 gene encoding uncharacterized protein, with the protein MNYDAALHQKTDKAGWGMVVRNWQGKVLGAWAVPNTSCSNPKLEEAIALRIAMLVAKQQGWRRMEFEIDCMQVVNGINREEDDVIISTVASNIRKLKSNFGECCFTFIRRINNFVSHTLAKMAINLKGSAEWKDDFPV; encoded by the coding sequence ATGAATTATGATGCAGCTCTACACCAAAAAACAGATAAAGCAGGCTGGGGAATGGTTGTGAGGAACTGGCAAGGAAAGGTTCTAGGAGCTTGGGCAGTACCAAACACAAGTTGCTCAAATCCAAAGCTAGAGGAAGCAATAGCGCTAAGAATTGCTATGCTAGTGGCAAAACAGCAAGGGTGGAGAAGAATGGAATTCGAAATAGATTGTATGCAGGTAGTGAATGGGATAAatagagaggaagatgatgtaATCATTTCAACAGTAGCTTCTAATATTAGGAAATTAAAGTCCAACTTTGGTGAATGTTGTTTCACCTTCATTAGAAGGATAAACAACTTTGTCAGTCATACATTAGCTAAGATGGCTATAAACTTGAAAGGATCTGCTGAATGGAAGGATGACTTCCCAGTCTGA